agatcCAGCCAAAGGCTCCAATTCCTTGAATTTACTCCCTCCAGTCAGGTTCAAAGTTCTCTGGATCACGGTTCCTGTAAGAAAGAAGAGCACATCAGAAGCAGGACCCCCCCACGGGAGACACCTCCCGTCTGGGGTGCAGTGCTCCACAGCTGTAGGGCAGAGGCCCAAGAAACAGGCAGCCTCCACATTCAGCTTGTGAAGCACTTGCTGAGCCTTCTGCCCTGTGACATCTCAGTAGACACCTGTCCAGCGGCAGCAGCGGGGCCAGCTTCCAAGGGAAGGAGGTGACGTGGGCCACCCACGGGAAGGGAACAAGAGGTAGGCTGCTTGGCAAAAGAGACTTCCGTGGGAGGACGGTGAGAGAACAAGATGATGAGGAAATGCAGGCAGATGCACTGTCCCCTCCTCCTGGAAGCTCCTCCCACCACCCTCTCCTCACACTCACAGGCAGAGCTAGACTTCAGGGCCAAAGCTTCCATTACCATCTTAGAGGGCCTGTCATTCTGCTTTGTAGTTAGCAGTCCTTAGCTACACCATTTCTGGGGTAGGGACAGACTGCCAGGGTTTGAAACTTAGCCCTCCTTAAGAATGGCTCTATCATTCCTCACCTCCGTTTCCTCATAGAACAACAGTGGTACCTACATCAGTCTCTGGAACCAGAACTGTAACTAGGTCATTATCATTTGCCTGCAAGTTACTTGCTAGTGACCAGACCACGAGCATCAGTGAGACCCCCTGACTCCCAGGCCTCTTGTCCACATGTCTCAGCTAAATCGAGTCTCTTGAAACAAAACTCAGTTGGAGACACTGAAACCAAGGAACGAATTTTCAGTCCAAGGCCCTTGTCGTCAGCAGTCCCTATACGTTCCTTGAGCTGGGATTTGAGAGGTGGCCtcgcagttaagagctcttgttatACTTGCAGACGCCTgcgtttggctcccagcacccacaccaagcagctcacagccacctgtaactccagctccagagaatcagATATCATCCCGTCTCAGTGGGCATttgcacacatgttcatacacacacacacacacacacacacacacacacacatgcaaaacacacagaaaaaatagtttaaaaataaatgatttgagTTATAGGGTTAAGGagttaaaatatatgtaggaaAGTAAATCAACAGACACAACATCTTCGTTGTTAAATTGTTTTACACATGCTAGGTTCAATGTCACACATCCTTCATCTCAGAAACTTGTGaagaagaggcaagtggatctctgggtttgaaaccagcctggtctatgctgAGAATTCCAgtccagtcagggctacatagtgagatcctgtcttaaagtGAAACAAAACCTATAAATTGATTTACACCTTTTATTGCAGAAACattccaaacacacaaaagtaGAAAACACTGAGTAATAACTCCTGAGTGTGTGTTACATCGGTCGAGCTAGGGAGAGACAGTTTTATTGTCTGTCCACCCCcagcatctacacacacatacgtatatacacatgcacttaAACACATGTCTgtaccctttctccttcccaccttcctttaTAAGATTATCTTATTGTTTTGCagtgtttgtttgtctgaaacagggtcttccatgtagctcaggctggtctcaaatgctgcatcctcctgcctctgtttcttgagtgctggcatcATGGTGCTCGATACACTGCTACACTCTGTTCATAAGATTAAACCCCGCACATCAAAGCAGGCAGATGGGCTGAGTCAGTTGCTCTAACCATTTGCTTAGCTTCTTCTTTCCCAGCTTAACCTGATGCTGTGCCTGTTTGCTGCCAAAGCCAAAGAGGCCATGATCACTGTGAAATGCCGGCAGGAAGCCAGTGCTGGCTTTTCTGATGACAGGCCACTTTCACTTTCTCTGAGCTCCAGGAGGCAATAAGACTTCCTGAGCATCCATCTACCCAGCCATCTGAAGGGTGGGGGGGTGACATCGCGCCCCCATGTGGTCATTTGTCAGCACGCACAAATAGATTTCTAGCAAGGCTCTGAGGACCTTGACAGTGATGGTTTGCCCTCTtcctctccacagcctctgcagctCTCCAGGGACAGATGGACATGAACACAGCCCAGGTGAATCCCCCGCTTGTTCCTCATATGAGTTTCTTTGCATTGTTGGTAACCGTGCTTCCTTTCCGGTCATTTCCGTTCATCTGACCACGTCCTCGCTTTCCTGGCATCCTGGTTTTGCTGTCTGTTTCAGAAACTGTTTCCACCTGTGACGTCACATGGACGCACACAGCTGTCTTGAGTGTTGGTTTTATGGAAACAATCTACctgctcttccttttcccttaCGTCTTCCCTTGTGTAACACACATTTTAACCGTTTGTAGTGTATCTTCTACCCActtaaacaataataatttaaatttgaatatgCATTTTCTggtaattttttctttcctttttacggCATACAATGACAAAATGGCAATAGTTTATTAGCTgtaatatgattattttaaaatgtatttatttatgtaggtgGTAGGAGGAGTGTATGCATGCCATGTTgttcttgtggaggtcagaggaccacttgtgGGGGTTCTCTTTTCACCCATCAGGTCAtgggggatcaaattcaggtgggtagtcttggtggcaagctccCTTTCCCACGGAGCCAACTCGCTGGCCCCATATATAGTATTGTGTACAATGTTCCAGTCACTGTTAACTTCCCTCCCTGGATTATTTTATACGAGTCTGGCAGCATTATTGAGTACACACTTTTATTATACCCTTTCTACTGAGGGCTATAGACTGTTGGATCAGCTTTTCATATGACATAATCCCAAAGTTGCACCTTAGATATTTGGTTGTATGGAGGCCACCTCGAGCCCAAGTTCTGAGagctaacttttgtttttttatgttccGTCTTGCCCACATGCAAAGCCTTTAAAATCTGAGTCTTTGCTCCTCTGGCCACTGGGAGCCAAGCATCTTCATTATCAACTCCAGCCCCACTTAGGTGGAAAGGGAGTTTGAGGCTCTCTTTGCTGGCCCCTGGTGCTGACGGTGCGGCTTCTGAGAAGCAGCTGTTTTCAGTGGTTGATTTTATGACTTCATCCCAGATGGCTGCTGGGGGTGTGGCCTGCTTCAGCCTCAGCACCACTTCCTGTGGCAGCTGTCCTTCAGGCTTGGTACCCATGATTCCTGGCTTTGTGCGAGACTGACAGCATCTTTGCCTCTCTTGGGGCACAACAGCGCTCGCAGGCTGGCCACCTGCCTCGGTTGCCTCCATTGCCTGGCGATGGGCTTTGTTCTCTTTGGGATTCTGCTGAGTTTGGATGGAGGCTGCAGTGCACATTGCACAGTGTGACTGCGGGTCTGCCCTCTGAACCTGAAATGCCCGTGTCCTGCTCAGTCCTGTGAACGAGGGAACGCTCAGGGAGTCTGGGAGAAAGGCCGTTTACAGTGTCACAGCACTGTAGAGAACGAGAAGTGGGTGGCTCTTGTTACTGTGTATCTGCTGTCACCTCCTCTTTCTCACCTGTCCTCTGGAGTCAGATACTTCACCAGGCCGTCATGCCTGCTcgtctcttcttcctccagtcTGTCCCCGCAGAGAGAAGCCCCGCCCCGGTCCTGaagacccctccccccagttcctCCTCCATGTGCGTTCTTCCTAACTCCTCCTCGGCCCTGGCCACCCAGAATCCCTCCCAagcctccccctgcccccaccgtCTGGATCCCCTCACTTTCATCTCCTCACTCCCAGCTTCCACAAGAGGGTTGTCCATTAAGCATTCTGTCCTCATGCTTTCCCTGAGGGGGGTGTTTTTCTATTTCCTCCAATCAACAAGAAAATACTTAGCATTTCTGtgccctttcttttctcataGAAAATGCCCACCTTATATCAACTTGGAGACACTGACTTGAATGtttaaatattctctttaaaaactttatttatttatttatttatttatttatttatttatttatttattttgaggagcGTGTGCCACTGTgcacaagtggaggtcagagggcccGTCTCGGAGCCAGTTCTTCCTTTCTACCACATGGCTCTGAGGACCcaactcaggcttggcagcaagcacctttacccactgagccatcttgccagtccatcattattttcttcagtatctattttttttttttccagcagtggggactgaacctaggggcCTGCACGTTacaggcaagcaccctaccactgagctatgccccagcttgctcttcaatattttaaactcattttacTCTTTGCTCTCTTCCCATCTCAGGGCTTTTAGGCTACAGCTTCTTGTTCCTGCTGCGTTTGTTCTGTGCTCAGCGAGTCCCTGCCCCAGCTCACTTGTTGGACTGTGATTCTCTAGCCACcggtcttttctgttttctgtgcctagggaggcagaggcctcgCTGCAGCTGCCCAGCTGGTTGCTCGGGTGACTGGCCTGCATTTTCTGTGCTGCATGGAGCTGAGTTTTCCGGCTAGCTTTCCTGTGAGGTGGACGCCTGGCTTGGGGCCTTGCACACGAGGTGCCGGGAGATGTCTTAGGATGTCGAGTGTGTATGGGTTGAGACAAGGAGCTAAGAGAGAGGGGACCCCTCCTTTGACAAAGAGAACAGAATCGACTTAATGGTGTATCTCCCCTGAATGGCCCTGAAGGAAAGTAGTACCATGTCAGGATACTGTGCATAGTCCTCGGCTCCTGACTGGCTTCGGAATTCTCACAGACTCCAGGGGACAACAGTCTCCTGCCTGTCCTAGGGAATGATTTCCTGGATGTCAATCATCAGGGGTGAGAATCTGCCCAGAAGCCTGGCAATCCATTTGCCGATCACGGCTCTGCTCAAACCCCTCCTCTCAACCTTCTGAGCCTAAAGACCTTACTAGGCCCTGCAGGGAAACCTGAGGCACTGCCCAGCCTATGTTTGTGGTGTGAGGCAAACAGGTACCCGAGGTGCCTGCCACCCCCTCACTGCTTGCCAGAAGCTAATAGAAAAGCCTGGCCTTCCCACAGCTCCTCCCTGCACTCCTCTGTGGGATAAGCCTGAGGCTtgcttccctgcttctctctcaagagcagaagggagaggtgtacttgacacaaactggagggTCACTCTCTCACTCTTGAGACTGTCATTTCTGGGGCCACTGTGGACCCAAAGTTCTGCTTCTGGTCCCCTTTTGTGCTTCAGGGCCTGCTCATTGTCTGCACGGGTCATCTGCCTTTGCTCCAGCCTCCATGTTCTTTGTGAACGGTTTCCCTCCTAGCAGTTCTGGATGCTGTTGAAATAGGCCTGATCTCTAAAATGTGGGGTTGTCCCTTATCTCTCTTCATAGTCCAGACTTCTCTTATGTCCACCTGTCACCTGGACATCTCTACCACGTGTGTTTCTCATCCCTAGAGTATAACGCACCCAGGAAAcccccccacctctccctcactcccttcctcctcccccctttcttgtctctccctctctccatgaTGCATTCTTTGGTTTTCTCGGTCTCATATTAGGACAGTACATGGCTCCAGCCCTGAGCCCACTCACTAGAGTACGTGGCCCCAGCACCGAGCCCACTCACCACCTTCAAAGctcctttcttttgcttcccTGGTCAACTCTATGCAGACTCTGTCCCAGCACTCTCATCCCTACTGCCAAGGCTCTAAGGCTTGTTACCATAGTTACCAGTCTGTTACCACAGTCCTTTAGTTCTCACTGAAACCTGGTCACTCAGGGTGGGGTAGTCCTTTGTTGTAGGGTGTTTAGCTGTGTGTCTGGATGAGGCCACTAGATGGCAGCAGCACCCTCTCAGTTTAGAGCGTGATGCCCACAGCTGTTGCCAGATACCCCAGGGAGGCAGCATCAGCTGTGATGGAGAACCAGttactcattcattcaatcatttgtttgtttataaattcaaaatgtatatgggtgtgttgTCTGACAAAAGGTCCTGAAGAGAGCATTggacccctggaactgaaattaaagatgtgtcagcctccatgtgggtgctggactcCAAGCCAGGTCATctccaagagcagtcagtgctcttgaccaccgagccatccctctagcccaaGAATCAGTTTCTCAAGTCAATCTCCAATACGCTTTCTGGAGTGTTgctttcaaaatataaaactagCTGTATTTGTTGACTTGACTGTGTGTCTCCACTATCCAGAGAGATGATCCTCAAGAAGGGCTATGCACCCTGAGGAGTGAGCAAGCCAAGTCAGTGGTGTGTTGGGAAAATACTGGAATAGCTACcgccttttgtgtgtgtgtgtagcccccctccccccatggagCTGCTGAGCTTTGGCTTGTGGACTGCTTGTATACACTGAAGACTGCCAAGGATGTACTGATGGAAGCCATTGGTCTACAGAAGAAATGTCATTTTCCTGATGTTTGAACTGTCTGAACCCCACCTGAACTGTTCTGGTCTCACCCGGTCCTCCAGTCTCCTCCTGCTGTACCTCTCTCCCTGTGACTCCTCTAACGTCAGCTGTCCTTCCAATTGTTCCCTAAGCGGTCTCAGAGCTTGCTGTTTGCAGACAACCAAATCCTAACCGAAAGGCTGGGAAGAGACTCGGAGGGTGAAGTGCTGGCTatacacgaggacctgagttcagatcgcCAGCTCCCGTGTTaaaaaaccaggcatgatggcatacacctggggtgctgaggcagggggatggccgCTTGTGTGTGGGTGGAGGGTGCTCATTGGAGACATATACctctaataccagcactgggggcagagacagggggatagCAGCTTGTGGGGGGGGATATTCACTGGAGACAtatgtctgtaatgccagcactgaggGACAGAAGCAGGGGGATGGCAGTATTTGTGGGAGTGAAGGTTGCCAGTTAgtactggggagatgactcagtgtgtagAAGCACTCATCCTACAAACCTGACAGCTGGAGTTCATTCCTGAAAGCCCAGGTAAAACTCAGGGGATGCTGCACAAGCATCAGTAATCCCAGTGTGCTCCCCGCTAGGGggcgggaggcagagccaggaaacCGCGGAAGCCCACAGCCAGCTGGCCTGCAGTGTCTAAGCtgaagagatcctgtcttaaaatagGTGGAGAGGTGAGGGCGGACATccaaaggctgtcctctgaccaccacacatacaTCGGGGCATGTGTGAGTCTGCACCTTCACACGGGAATGAACATATATGGACTCAcattctcatacacacatacatatacacgcatCCATATACATTCATAAGAGACATCCACAtatataagcacatacacacatacgcacaacatgcacatacatacacacatatatacaccacacacacatacacacacatatgcgtacACCCTTGGTGACTAGTGAACTAAAGGAAGAAGTACATCTCCCACAGTTCCTTGCTGTCTGAATGCATAGGAAATATCAAGACCATAAGATCCTTAAAAATGAGCTCCCAGGCTTACTTGTCTAAGTGTCCTCCACAGCCAGACCAGACCCGGGTAGACATTACTGCTTTATGAGTTAATCTGTGACTTTGGCTTTCCTGGTGTTTCTGTGGTGATGCCATTTCTCCTCCAAAGTGCAGCACACAGAAGCGGACGTGAGACAACCTTACGCTGTTTTCTGGTATGCAATGACCACGTGCCTTAGGTGTCTCCCCCTGTTCTTTGTGGTGAGTCCTCCCAATTGAGCCCCACTGCTCTGTTGCAGGGACAAGTGttgttcaaagatgtgtgtgtgaCCTTCACTCAGAAGGAATGGCAGTTGCTGGATGCTGCCCAGAGGCACCTGTACAGGGaggtgatgctggagacctacagGCACCTGCAAGCCGTGGGTAAGCCCCGCCTCTCCCGGGCTGCTCCCATCAGCCTGTGCTCCTTACCTTAGAAGTCAAATTAGTGTCAAGAGTCAAGTTTTAAGCCTggggctcagcacttaagagtgcttgctgctccccagaggacttgagttcaattcccagcactcacatggggcAGTTCCCATCTGCCTGAAGCTGCAGCTCCTGGGGGCCTGAAGCCCTCTCCTGTCTGCACTCATGCGCACAGTCACTCACCTGGTGCCTGTGCCTCCAGTCAAGGACTCAGCCCTGGTCTGAGCAGTGATGAGATAAATACATGTGGCCCCTTCCCCCCAGGAACTTAGCCGGTGGCTTTGGTGAAACACACCACAGCCTCAGAAGTATGTCAAGCCTTGTCATCTTCTCGTCACAGGCTGCAGTGTAAGCAAACCTGAGCTGATACGCAAGTTGGAACAGGGAGAAGGTCCTTGGGAATCTCCAGGTCGCAGCCTCTTAGGTGAGTTGATgtcaaggaggaggaagaaggcagagcctTAGTGGCCAGGGCAAGGCTCGCTTCCTTTGAATGTCTCTGTGGCAGAGTTGGTGGCGTGCTGGCCTAGCAGGCACAGAGCCCCAGCTTTGATCCCCAGCAGAGCATAAAAGGCCCAGCACAGcccaggtctttaatcccagtacaaaggcaggagggtcagtaGTTTAAGGTCAGCCCGGGACcaagagaggccctgtctcaaacagaaacaaacaaataaacaacaaaaagaaaatctttgagaGGCTCTAGAATTTTCAGAGACAATTTCAGAGCATTTCAGAGAAATGCTCACTGCCTGATATCCACCTGGAAAGTATAGATGTTCTCTGtaggctgtgtgtggtggctcacacctttgatagaagcatttgggaggtagaggcaggtggtacagcctggcttacacagagagttccaggccaaccagggctatacattTAGACCCTgtctcgatagatagatagatagatagatagatagatagatagatagatagatggatagatagatatagatagtgTTTCCTGTTTATCTCAGTTTTTAGTAACTGTGGACGAGTCCTTTGTCTGACAGTCTTTGTTCCCAGCTGTGTTTTATTTCCAGCTCTCTAGCCATTTAGTGGCCATGTTTGTAAGAAACCAAAGCTACTGatgttattttcttcattccctcccaCTTTCTACTCCATCGTGAgactttgtcttcatttttgtatTACCCAATGAGAAGTCTAGATGAAACGCCTGTTTAAAATGGCTTCCTTTCCAGCAGAGTGTGTCAGAAAGCCCAGAATCAAGTCAGCATAAGACATGTGTGTGTAGACTCTTTCCTTTAACATTGTATTTTGATGTATAATATATGCTGATTTCTCATGTTCCTAGAAGTCTGGGGAGCCAATaacatggcaacaagccaaggaaatgaaGACGAATACTTGAGTCAAGTTTTATTTgtcaacaacaaaacactaactaagaagaaaagcaaggatctaaaagaaatagtttatcTGACCACAAACTCAGTGGCCTCAAGAGAAAGACACTGTAAGTGTCACTCAACAAGCTTGGGAAATGTTGAAGGACTAATTACTGATAACACAAACTATGCAAAAAAGTTTGATGGTTTAGGAGAGTCTAAGTCCCTTGAAAGTAAGCTTGGAAAAGATCACATAGGAAGCAAAACCTGGGAAGCTGATCAAAGAAAGAGACCCCACAGTCCTTTCGAGGGTTTTGCTCCACGTCAGAAGGCCTTGCATTCGGAGCAGCTTCTTGGATATTCAAATTCTGGGAAGAcctcagacagaaagacaggctCTGTTATGCACGAGGCAGCTCACACAGGACAGGATAGTAAATGCATGCAAGTCACCGCCCACAAGCTCAGGTTCCAGTCTTTTCTAAGAACCCTTCGAGAAAGGAAGGCACAAGAGGCCAACAAAGGTGGGAAATCCTCATGTGTGAAGTCAAAACATGAACATTCAAGAACTCACCCAAGGGAGAAGCACTGTGGATGTGATACGCTTGAGAAATCCTGTCGTGAGAAGTCAGATCTTATCCGACATGAAAGAGTGCAATCAGGAAGAAAGACTGGCGAACGTAACGCAAGTGAGGGAGCCTTAAGAAACTCACCCCACAGCCAAAATGGGAAAATGCACGTCGGAGAAAATTCATGTGAGAAATATAGGGAAACCCTTCATGGAGAGACATGCCTTACTAAGAACCGGAGAACCTGCACAACAGAAGAACCCAAGTGTGCCGACAGCCACACAGCCTTAAAGAAGTCACGCCCAGCCCTAACTCAGAGAACTacccccaaagagaaaaaccGCAAAGGTAACGAATGCAAGACATCCCCGACCGCCGTCCTCAAGGGATCCAAATGCACTCAGCGTCAGGGACCATCCCTGGAGGAGGAGCCTGATgagggggaggaaagtgggagatCACCCCTGGGTGAAAACCAGAGTGCTTGCCAAGGTCCGAAAGCCCATGAGTGTCGCAGATGTAAGGAAAGCTGTGCTAAGAAAGCAGGTCTTACCCAACACCAGAGCTCACACCCGGAGAGCAAACCCTACGCTTGTCACGAGTGTGACAAGTCCTTCCCAGTGAAGGCAAACCTCACCGAACACCAGAGGACTCACACCGGAGAGAAACCATATGAGTGCAGcgagtgtgggaagtccttctgccaAAAATCCGCCCTCAAGATACACCAGAGAACCCACACGGGGGAGAAACCTTTCAAGTGTAACGAGTGTGGGAAAACCTTCTGCGTGAAATCGAACCTGACACAGCACCAAAGGACTCACACCGGAGAGAAGCCTTACAAATGCAGCGAGTGCTGGCGATCTTTCTGTGTCAAGTCCAACCTCGTCGTGCATCAGAGAACCCACACAGGAGAAAAACCCTACAAGTGTCCCGAGTGTGGGAAAACCTTCTACGAGAAATCTGCCCTCACCAAGCATGAGCGGATTCACACCGGGGAAAAACCCTACGAGTGCAGTGAATGCAAGAAAAGCTTCAGCCAGAGGTCAGCTCTTACCAAGcatcagagaaaaaaacacaagaagaaagCGTCTTCCAGTAGCCTTCATGGGCAGACACCAGAACCGACGAGTGAAGCTCGCTGAACATCAACAAAATCCAAGGGTGGGCCTGATGCTACCATGGCAACAGATATAGGAAAGCATTCACTAACTGGTTATAAGTGATAGAAGCGAGACAATTAATGTAGGATTGAAAGCATAAGAATGTTTCAAATACATGAATGCTTTCAACAGGTATTCAATGttgttgaaggaaaaaaaatctaaacttttaaTGAATATGGAGAAAAATGTCCTTGTGGAAATATTGTCTAACTAGAAGTTATATTTCAGATGTGACGTGAAACTCATTACATGACAGATAACAGAACGCCATCTGTTcttaacagaaaatgaaatatggaTCTTTCATAACAAGGATAATTTCGGCTACTGATTCAGTTGTAATAAACAGCCATCTTTTGCCTACCCATCTTGATTTTCTTCAGCATATTCTCTCCTTTGCTTCCTagaagtttatttaattttttccataatAAAGAGGACATTGACCAAGAAAAAAGAACTACAGTGGAAAAGGCCAAAAAAAAGTTTAGGAATCTAAGCAATGAAAGTAAAGAAGATGCCAGGAACAGCTAATGGAAGCAACATGAGCAAGGAATCTCTATGTCAAAGATGGGGTCATTTAATGCTGAGTTAAAAAGATTGTGCAgtggccagcaaggtggctcggTGGTAAGGGCTCTTGCTACACAAGCCTGAGGACATCAGTTGATTCCTGGAACCTATgtaaaggttgtcctctgactccaaacatgcactgtggcacacacatgttcacatgcgcgtgcatacacacacacgcatgcacacacagtaataatacaTACAGtaacattttaaacacacaaaaaccctAAATCTAACGACAGATAGTttgtaaaagagaagaagaggaagaggaggaagaagaaagaaatttaaagtcaGTTGAAAAG
This portion of the Microtus ochrogaster isolate Prairie Vole_2 linkage group LG8, MicOch1.0, whole genome shotgun sequence genome encodes:
- the LOC101994421 gene encoding zinc finger protein 33B-like, yielding MDMNTAQGQVLFKDVCVTFTQKEWQLLDAAQRHLYREVMLETYRHLQAVGCSVSKPELIRKLEQGEGPWESPGRSLLEVWGANNMATSQGNEDEYLSQVLFVNNKTLTKKKSKDLKEIVYLTTNSVASRERHCKCHSTSLGNVEGLITDNTNYAKKFDGLGESKSLESKLGKDHIGSKTWEADQRKRPHSPFEGFAPRQKALHSEQLLGYSNSGKTSDRKTGSVMHEAAHTGQDSKCMQVTAHKLRFQSFLRTLRERKAQEANKGGKSSCVKSKHEHSRTHPREKHCGCDTLEKSCREKSDLIRHERVQSGRKTGERNASEGALRNSPHSQNGKMHVGENSCEKYRETLHGETCLTKNRRTCTTEEPKCADSHTALKKSRPALTQRTTPKEKNRKGNECKTSPTAVLKGSKCTQRQGPSLEEEPDEGEESGRSPLGENQSACQGPKAHECRRCKESCAKKAGLTQHQSSHPESKPYACHECDKSFPVKANLTEHQRTHTGEKPYECSECGKSFCQKSALKIHQRTHTGEKPFKCNECGKTFCVKSNLTQHQRTHTGEKPYKCSECWRSFCVKSNLVVHQRTHTGEKPYKCPECGKTFYEKSALTKHERIHTGEKPYECSECKKSFSQRSALTKHQRKKHKKKASSSSLHGQTPEPTSEAR